The Acetivibrio cellulolyticus CD2 genome has a segment encoding these proteins:
- a CDS encoding cellulose binding domain-containing protein, producing the protein MKNAKRIFAALAIFVFLFTFGFIFISPSPSNASIPTPWLHVDGKYIKDPGGNTVVLRGVSLIDIGAIEHQGSFRGGKTAVDLINMATNESSGWYSRVVRLPVYPAAIDGEAGWTNCWYNGKSSNSYYDDHLKAAVEACIAKGVYCIIDWHYIDTYTDKDTQTREFWTFIANKYKDTPNVIFELFNEPTYPDSWSTWRTTAQGWVDMIRTIAPNNLIIVGGPRWSQNLGQAATSPVTGGNIVYNAHYYPTHGGSSAWDANFGNAANSVPFLNTEWGFQHDGDSITTGTVSSYGQAYKDYLETKGISWTAWTFDNDYKPVMFSTRVSSWDLAGSTNNASGDSTYNDHMGQFVKDWLYEKRNSNIPSGSAATAAVTATAAATPTKTATVTATPTKTATPTSTVAATSTSQSSNKILNIQMYNGTTSSSTNGITPKFKLTNIGSSAIDLSTVKIRYYYTMDSSASQSFSVDFASVGSSNITGTFTTVSPSVTGTDCYFEVGFSSSAGTLAAGSSTEIQARYNKSDWSNYNQSNDYSFNPTATAYADTDKVTVYLSGTLNSGTPPSGSGTTVTATPTRTATPVVTPTRTATPVVTPTPTATPVVTPTRTATPVVTPTRTATPVATPTPTVAATSTNSSSASLNIQMFNGNTASSLNGITPKFKLTNTGSTPINLSTVKIRYYYTADSSVSQQFTVDYAMAGNSNITSSFISMSSPTTTADCYLEIGFSSGAGSLAAGASTEIHSRFNKSDWSNYSQTNDYSFNSSATNFVDWTKVTVYLSGTKVSGTEP; encoded by the coding sequence ATGAAAAATGCAAAAAGAATTTTTGCAGCACTAGCCATTTTTGTTTTTCTTTTCACTTTTGGATTCATTTTTATCTCACCATCTCCAAGTAATGCTTCAATTCCAACTCCTTGGCTTCATGTAGACGGAAAGTACATTAAAGACCCCGGCGGCAATACAGTAGTCTTAAGAGGTGTATCACTAATTGACATCGGTGCTATTGAACATCAGGGATCATTTAGGGGCGGCAAAACAGCCGTTGACCTTATTAACATGGCTACTAATGAATCTAGCGGATGGTATTCGAGAGTAGTCAGACTACCTGTTTATCCAGCAGCTATTGATGGTGAAGCCGGATGGACAAACTGCTGGTATAATGGTAAATCAAGCAACTCATATTATGACGATCATCTTAAAGCTGCTGTCGAGGCATGTATTGCCAAAGGAGTGTACTGTATAATTGACTGGCACTACATTGATACTTATACGGATAAAGATACACAAACAAGAGAATTCTGGACTTTTATAGCAAACAAATATAAGGATACTCCTAATGTAATATTCGAATTATTCAATGAACCAACTTACCCTGATAGTTGGAGCACATGGCGAACTACTGCACAGGGCTGGGTAGACATGATACGTACGATCGCACCTAATAACCTCATTATCGTAGGCGGACCAAGATGGTCACAAAACCTCGGCCAGGCTGCTACCAGTCCTGTAACAGGTGGTAACATTGTTTATAACGCTCACTATTATCCAACTCATGGTGGGTCAAGTGCATGGGATGCAAACTTCGGTAATGCAGCAAATTCAGTTCCTTTCCTTAATACTGAATGGGGATTCCAGCATGATGGTGATTCAATTACCACAGGTACTGTAAGTAGTTACGGTCAGGCATATAAGGACTATTTGGAAACCAAGGGTATAAGCTGGACCGCATGGACTTTTGACAACGATTATAAACCTGTTATGTTCTCAACACGTGTTTCCTCATGGGATCTTGCAGGTTCGACCAACAATGCCAGCGGAGATTCAACTTATAATGATCATATGGGCCAATTTGTAAAAGACTGGCTGTACGAAAAGAGGAATAGCAATATTCCTTCCGGCAGTGCCGCAACCGCTGCGGTAACCGCAACCGCCGCTGCTACCCCAACTAAAACTGCAACAGTAACTGCTACACCTACTAAAACTGCTACACCTACTTCAACAGTTGCTGCTACTTCTACTTCACAATCATCTAATAAAATCTTGAACATTCAAATGTACAATGGTACTACATCATCTTCAACAAATGGAATAACTCCTAAGTTCAAATTAACAAATATAGGTTCATCTGCAATTGATCTGTCAACTGTAAAAATAAGATATTACTATACTATGGACAGTTCAGCTTCACAATCATTTAGTGTTGACTTTGCTTCAGTTGGCAGCTCGAACATAACTGGAACATTTACAACTGTTAGTCCTTCAGTTACTGGAACAGACTGTTACTTTGAAGTCGGGTTCTCATCGAGTGCCGGCACTTTGGCAGCTGGTTCAAGTACTGAAATACAGGCAAGGTACAATAAATCCGACTGGTCAAATTATAATCAATCAAACGATTACTCCTTCAATCCAACAGCTACGGCCTATGCTGATACGGATAAAGTAACAGTATATCTTTCAGGAACCTTAAATAGTGGTACTCCTCCATCAGGTAGTGGCACAACCGTCACTGCTACACCTACACGTACAGCTACACCTGTAGTTACACCTACACGTACAGCTACACCTGTAGTTACACCTACACCTACAGCTACACCTGTAGTTACACCTACACGTACAGCTACGCCTGTAGTTACACCTACACGTACAGCTACACCTGTAGCTACACCTACACCTACAGTTGCTGCCACATCTACAAATTCATCCAGTGCTAGCTTGAACATACAGATGTTCAATGGTAATACAGCTTCTTCATTAAACGGCATAACTCCTAAGTTCAAGTTAACAAATACAGGGTCAACACCAATTAATCTGTCAACTGTAAAAATAAGATATTACTATACTGCTGACAGTTCAGTTTCACAACAATTTACTGTTGACTATGCTATGGCTGGAAATTCAAACATAACTTCGTCATTCATAAGTATGAGTTCTCCAACTACAACCGCAGACTGTTACCTTGAAATCGGCTTCTCTTCAGGGGCAGGTAGTCTTGCCGCTGGTGCAAGCACAGAGATACATTCAAGGTTTAATAAATCCGACTGGTCAAACTACTCTCAGACAAACGATTATTCTTTCAACTCGTCAGCAACAAATTTTGTTGACTGGACTAAGGTAACAGTATATTTATCCGGTACTAAAGTAAGTGGTACAGAGCCATAA
- a CDS encoding sulfite exporter TauE/SafE family protein produces the protein MILFLIGLISGIISGMGIGGGTILIPALVIFANPDQHIAQSVNLIFFIPTAVIALIVHIRNKRVDFKVAIPIIIFGLLGAYLGSRLAIRLPGIVLKKYFGFFLLVLGVCEIIRKDKQKVSEKKLRQAGQRS, from the coding sequence ATGATACTTTTTCTTATTGGTCTTATCTCGGGAATAATCAGTGGAATGGGAATTGGAGGTGGAACAATCCTAATTCCAGCATTGGTTATATTTGCAAATCCCGATCAACATATTGCCCAAAGTGTTAATCTTATATTCTTTATTCCTACAGCAGTTATAGCACTGATAGTACATATAAGAAACAAGCGCGTTGATTTCAAGGTGGCAATTCCTATAATTATTTTTGGTCTATTAGGTGCATATCTTGGTTCCCGACTTGCAATCAGGTTGCCTGGAATAGTCCTAAAAAAGTATTTTGGATTTTTTCTATTGGTACTTGGTGTCTGTGAGATAATCAGAAAGGATAAACAAAAGGTCTCGGAGAAAAAACTGAGGCAAGCTGGGCAAAGGTCGTAG
- a CDS encoding ATP-dependent Clp protease adaptor ClpS, producing MSEKVVYKDDTIIEFKKPKMYKVILLNDDYTTMEFVIEVLIAVFHKNPTDATQIMLDVHEKGKGIVGAYTYDIACTKIAQVEEMAIKRDFPLVTVMEPD from the coding sequence ATGTCTGAAAAAGTTGTTTATAAAGATGATACAATAATTGAGTTTAAAAAACCTAAAATGTATAAAGTAATACTTTTAAATGATGATTACACTACAATGGAATTTGTTATAGAAGTACTTATTGCAGTATTTCACAAAAATCCTACTGACGCAACGCAAATTATGCTTGATGTTCATGAGAAGGGAAAAGGTATTGTAGGTGCATATACCTATGATATTGCATGTACCAAAATTGCTCAGGTAGAAGAGATGGCTATAAAAAGAGATTTTCCACTTGTAACAGTTATGGAACCAGATTAA
- the aat gene encoding leucyl/phenylalanyl-tRNA--protein transferase, whose translation MPVYGLSKDLIFPHPSLSNKDGLLAVGGDLSIERLLLAYENGIFPWYEEDQPILWWSPNPRFILYPKNLKVSKSMEKVLRKTIYKVTFDTCFRNVITMCGKLRSGNTWITEDMIESYCDLHQLGFAHSIEAWFGDELVGGLYGVSLGKCFFGESMFSTMDNASKTALITLTRELSQLGFHFIDCQVYTKHLESLGAVSVSRDTFLQELEEGLTHDTLRGIWHRTQDK comes from the coding sequence ATGCCAGTATATGGACTTAGTAAAGATTTGATATTTCCCCATCCCTCACTATCAAATAAGGATGGGTTGCTAGCTGTAGGAGGAGACCTCTCGATTGAGCGTCTTCTTCTTGCTTATGAGAATGGAATTTTCCCATGGTATGAGGAAGATCAGCCGATACTATGGTGGTCACCCAATCCAAGGTTTATTCTATATCCAAAAAATCTAAAGGTATCAAAATCAATGGAAAAGGTGCTTAGGAAAACTATATACAAAGTCACCTTTGACACATGTTTTCGCAATGTAATAACCATGTGCGGCAAACTTAGAAGTGGTAATACGTGGATAACTGAAGATATGATAGAAAGTTACTGTGATTTGCATCAGCTTGGATTTGCTCATTCCATTGAAGCATGGTTTGGTGATGAACTTGTTGGAGGACTCTATGGAGTTTCACTTGGAAAGTGCTTTTTTGGTGAGTCCATGTTTTCAACCATGGATAACGCTTCTAAAACAGCACTTATAACCCTTACAAGAGAACTTAGTCAACTGGGATTTCACTTTATTGACTGTCAGGTCTATACTAAACACCTTGAATCCCTTGGTGCAGTAAGTGTATCCCGGGATACTTTTCTACAGGAACTCGAAGAAGGTCTCACTCATGACACTCTAAGAGGCATTTGGCATAGAACACAAGATAAGTAA
- the clpA gene encoding ATP-dependent Clp protease ATP-binding subunit ClpA has translation MKLDDITNRVLMAAYNEAKYNGHEYFTPEHILYASLFFNEGAAIIESCGASVEIIKNELVKFFGENIPVVEGTDPIESVGVNSIMQSTAYHCMSSGKDIIRLGDIIVALFSEKESFASYILQKNGVKRIDVLKYISHGVSLVPKTNESFLDSMESSIYTDDEEVESSSEQSEFLSNFTIDLVEKAKKGKIDPLIGREDILERTIQVLSRRLKNNPIHVGDPGVGKTAITEGLARLIVENKVPKSLKDSKIYYLDMGSMLAGTKYRGDFEERMKKVLNEIQSQEKAIVYIDEIHTIVGAGSVSDGAMDASNIIKPFLTQGSLRFIGSTTYEEYKKYFEKDRALSRRFQKIDVPEPDVEDTYKILIGLKDKYEDYHKVKYTDESLRLAAELSAKYIQDRHLPDKAIDVIDETGAYVRLHCENDKKVITITEKDIELTVSSIAKIPQKSVSSNEISQLKNLDKKLKKEIFGQDKAIDTVTGAIKRSRAGFNEPEKPVASLFFVGPTGVGKTELCKQLSSILGIPLIRFDMSEYQEKHTVARLIGAPPGYVGYEEGGLLTDAIRKTPYCILLLDEIEKAHPDIYNILLQIMDYATLTDNNGKKADFRNVILIMTSNAGAREVGKAMIGFDSRSVERSAILKEVERIFSPEFRNRLDEIAVFNHINEDMAMLIAKKAMKIFEEKLKTKNIKLTVTGKFYKWLAQKGLSSNYGAREILRIVQERIKTYFVDEVLFGNLSSGGTAVIDIVNDEVKISRKNKVKN, from the coding sequence ATGAAATTAGATGATATAACAAACAGAGTTTTAATGGCTGCATACAATGAGGCTAAATACAATGGACATGAATACTTTACACCTGAACATATTCTTTATGCCTCACTCTTTTTCAATGAAGGCGCAGCCATTATAGAAAGCTGTGGAGCAAGCGTTGAAATCATCAAAAATGAGCTGGTTAAATTCTTTGGAGAAAACATTCCTGTAGTTGAAGGTACTGATCCAATAGAATCTGTAGGCGTAAACAGCATTATGCAATCAACAGCTTATCACTGTATGTCCTCAGGTAAGGATATAATTAGGCTTGGTGACATTATAGTTGCTCTTTTTAGTGAGAAAGAGTCCTTTGCAAGCTATATACTTCAAAAAAATGGTGTAAAGAGAATAGATGTCCTCAAATATATCTCACATGGAGTTTCTCTAGTTCCTAAGACAAATGAATCATTCCTAGATAGTATGGAGTCTTCCATATATACCGATGATGAAGAAGTGGAATCAAGCTCCGAACAAAGTGAATTCTTGAGTAACTTTACAATAGATCTTGTTGAAAAGGCTAAAAAAGGCAAGATAGATCCCCTTATCGGAAGAGAAGATATCCTCGAACGTACAATACAGGTACTATCAAGAAGACTAAAAAACAATCCTATTCATGTTGGCGACCCCGGAGTCGGCAAAACAGCTATCACTGAAGGACTTGCCAGGCTTATTGTAGAAAACAAGGTACCAAAATCCTTAAAGGACAGCAAGATCTACTATCTGGATATGGGCAGCATGTTAGCGGGAACAAAGTATCGCGGGGACTTTGAGGAACGTATGAAGAAGGTGCTAAATGAGATACAAAGTCAGGAAAAAGCTATTGTATATATAGATGAAATTCATACCATTGTAGGAGCTGGATCTGTATCGGATGGTGCAATGGACGCTTCAAACATAATTAAGCCTTTTCTGACACAGGGATCTTTGCGTTTTATAGGTTCAACCACCTATGAAGAATACAAAAAATACTTTGAAAAAGACAGGGCACTGTCAAGAAGATTCCAAAAAATAGATGTTCCTGAGCCTGATGTTGAAGATACCTATAAAATACTCATAGGCCTTAAAGACAAGTATGAAGATTATCACAAGGTTAAATATACTGACGAATCCTTAAGACTTGCAGCAGAACTGTCGGCTAAGTATATTCAGGACAGGCATCTGCCTGACAAGGCTATAGACGTTATTGATGAAACAGGAGCATATGTGAGGCTTCACTGTGAAAATGATAAAAAAGTCATTACAATTACAGAGAAAGACATTGAACTTACAGTTTCCTCTATAGCAAAAATACCTCAAAAATCAGTTTCAAGCAACGAAATTTCGCAGCTTAAGAATCTTGATAAGAAGCTTAAGAAAGAGATATTTGGGCAGGACAAAGCAATAGACACAGTTACAGGTGCCATAAAAAGATCCAGAGCAGGATTTAACGAACCTGAAAAACCTGTAGCATCCCTCTTTTTTGTGGGACCAACAGGTGTAGGAAAAACCGAATTATGTAAGCAACTATCTTCAATACTTGGAATTCCTCTTATCAGATTTGATATGAGCGAGTATCAGGAAAAACATACCGTTGCAAGACTTATTGGAGCTCCCCCCGGATATGTGGGATATGAAGAAGGCGGGCTTCTTACAGATGCTATAAGGAAAACACCTTATTGCATTCTGTTGCTTGATGAAATTGAAAAAGCCCATCCCGATATATATAATATCCTGCTTCAGATCATGGACTATGCTACCCTAACGGATAACAACGGGAAGAAAGCTGATTTCAGGAATGTAATATTAATAATGACTTCCAATGCTGGTGCAAGGGAAGTTGGCAAGGCAATGATAGGCTTTGACAGCCGAAGTGTTGAAAGAAGTGCAATCCTTAAAGAAGTTGAAAGAATATTCTCTCCTGAATTTAGAAACAGACTTGACGAAATTGCAGTATTCAACCATATAAACGAGGATATGGCAATGCTTATTGCTAAAAAAGCAATGAAGATTTTTGAAGAAAAACTTAAAACTAAAAACATCAAACTCACAGTGACGGGCAAATTTTATAAATGGCTTGCGCAAAAAGGTCTGTCATCTAACTATGGAGCCCGTGAAATCCTGCGGATTGTTCAGGAAAGAATTAAGACCTATTTTGTTGATGAGGTACTGTTTGGAAATCTTTCATCGGGTGGAACAGCTGTTATTGATATCGTCAATGATGAAGTAAAAATCAGCAGAAAGAACAAGGTGAAAAACTGA
- a CDS encoding PrkA family serine protein kinase — protein sequence MEKGDLSSIIRRDREEHKIKHFEGTFLEYLDILKENPEIPMLAHQRMFKVITEPGVEVIKTDENPRLRRIYGNDSIKKYKFFEDDFFGIDKTIMKIVRYFHSAAMAGEEARQVLYLVGPVGAGKSSLMEALKKALEMSSSIYALKGCPMREEPLHLIPKHLRKQFEDILNVRIEGDLCPVCRYRLKNEFGGEYEKFPVESIGFSIRSRKGIGVVPPVDPNNQDTSVLIGSVDISKIDMYAEDDPRVLSLNGAFNVGNRGIVEFIEVFKNETEYLHTMITATQEKSIPSPGKGSMIYFDGIILAHSNEAEWNKFKSDHTNEAILDRIVKVEVPYCLELNEEIKIYEKILKKSKFSAHIAPHTIEIASMFAILSRISPSNKVDPITKLKIYNGEEIVEKGMTRKIDIFELMEEAQREGMTGISTRFIMKALDTTLSESEHDCINPISVMESLVKAVKELAIGEEDKEKYLRFIQDSIRKEYNKILEKEITKAFIHGYREQAESLFNNYLDHAESFVNKTKIKDRNTGEELEPDEKFLRSIEEQIGITDTAAKGFRADVTAYMFYILRSGGKLDFDSYEPLKEAIEKKLTASVRELSRVITLAKVRDREQGEKYDAMVEEMKKNGYCDHCCNVVLKYAANNLWKD from the coding sequence ATGGAAAAAGGTGATTTGTCAAGTATTATTCGTAGGGATAGAGAAGAGCATAAAATAAAACATTTTGAAGGAACGTTCCTTGAATACCTTGATATCCTTAAAGAAAACCCTGAAATTCCAATGTTGGCTCATCAGAGAATGTTTAAAGTGATAACAGAGCCGGGAGTAGAGGTAATAAAAACAGATGAAAATCCCAGATTGCGCAGAATATATGGCAATGACAGCATAAAAAAGTACAAATTCTTTGAAGATGATTTTTTCGGAATAGATAAAACCATAATGAAGATAGTGAGATATTTTCATTCAGCAGCAATGGCAGGAGAAGAAGCAAGGCAGGTTTTGTATCTTGTTGGCCCGGTCGGAGCAGGTAAGTCTTCGTTAATGGAAGCTCTAAAAAAGGCGCTTGAAATGAGTTCTTCCATTTATGCTTTGAAAGGCTGTCCTATGAGGGAAGAACCTTTACATCTTATACCCAAGCACTTGAGAAAGCAATTTGAAGATATACTCAACGTAAGAATTGAAGGGGACTTGTGTCCAGTATGTCGTTACAGGTTAAAAAACGAATTTGGGGGAGAATATGAGAAGTTCCCTGTAGAAAGTATTGGTTTTTCCATAAGGTCAAGAAAGGGAATTGGTGTTGTGCCTCCAGTCGATCCAAATAATCAAGATACATCTGTTCTTATTGGTAGCGTAGATATTTCTAAAATAGATATGTATGCGGAAGATGATCCTAGAGTATTATCACTAAATGGAGCTTTTAATGTCGGTAACAGAGGTATTGTAGAATTTATAGAAGTTTTTAAAAATGAGACTGAGTATCTCCATACAATGATTACTGCAACTCAGGAAAAGTCTATTCCATCTCCCGGTAAAGGATCAATGATATATTTTGACGGGATAATTCTTGCTCACTCCAATGAGGCTGAGTGGAACAAGTTTAAATCAGACCACACCAACGAAGCTATCCTGGATAGAATTGTAAAAGTAGAGGTGCCTTACTGTCTGGAACTCAATGAAGAAATTAAAATATACGAAAAGATACTGAAAAAGAGCAAGTTTAGCGCTCATATTGCACCTCATACCATTGAGATTGCATCAATGTTCGCAATACTTTCAAGAATTTCGCCGTCAAATAAAGTAGATCCCATTACAAAACTTAAAATATATAATGGTGAAGAAATTGTAGAGAAGGGTATGACTAGAAAAATAGATATATTTGAATTAATGGAAGAAGCTCAAAGAGAGGGTATGACAGGCATTTCAACCAGGTTTATTATGAAAGCTTTAGATACCACACTTTCGGAGTCGGAACATGACTGTATTAACCCTATATCAGTTATGGAATCACTGGTTAAAGCTGTAAAGGAACTGGCAATTGGTGAAGAAGATAAGGAAAAATATTTAAGATTCATACAGGACAGTATTAGAAAAGAGTACAACAAGATTCTTGAAAAAGAGATAACGAAAGCATTTATTCATGGATACAGAGAGCAGGCAGAAAGTCTGTTCAACAACTACCTTGACCACGCAGAGTCGTTTGTGAATAAGACAAAGATAAAGGACAGGAACACAGGTGAAGAACTTGAGCCCGATGAAAAATTCTTAAGGTCTATAGAAGAACAAATAGGGATTACTGATACAGCAGCAAAAGGATTTAGAGCTGATGTAACTGCCTATATGTTTTATATTTTAAGAAGTGGGGGCAAACTTGACTTCGACAGCTATGAACCTTTGAAAGAGGCTATTGAGAAAAAGCTGACAGCTTCAGTTAGGGAACTGAGCAGGGTTATTACATTAGCAAAGGTAAGAGATAGGGAACAGGGCGAAAAATATGATGCTATGGTTGAAGAAATGAAGAAAAATGGCTATTGTGACCACTGCTGCAACGTAGTTTTAAAATATGCTGCAAATAATCTTTGGAAAGATTAA
- a CDS encoding sulfite exporter TauE/SafE family protein has product MKKYIKYILIGLATGLANGLFGSGGGTIAVPAMVLLLNEEEHKAHATAISIILPLTVVSAILYMSNNFINWNLTAKVMIGGIIGGYIGAKLLNICPSNILRKIFAVFMIAAAIRMIL; this is encoded by the coding sequence TTGAAAAAATATATCAAGTATATACTTATAGGGTTGGCGACAGGCCTAGCTAACGGCCTTTTTGGCTCGGGAGGGGGAACTATAGCTGTTCCAGCCATGGTTCTCCTTTTAAATGAGGAAGAGCATAAGGCCCATGCTACTGCCATTTCAATTATATTGCCGCTGACCGTTGTAAGTGCAATACTTTACATGTCCAATAATTTTATCAATTGGAATCTAACAGCTAAAGTTATGATTGGAGGGATTATAGGAGGCTATATAGGAGCTAAACTTCTTAATATATGCCCTTCAAACATATTAAGAAAAATCTTTGCAGTATTTATGATTGCTGCTGCTATAAGAATGATATTGTGA
- a CDS encoding prealbumin-like fold domain-containing protein, translating to MKVLAKVLKNILFVFTIFLTSLCLFTFILSIDLNSTLMSSQYHQKLLSKNNVYSYVDDLITTYISDAFGNLKTQSSEPSSQHKEIYKILENSTSSEMIKMNIDSVTEQIFQYFRGERKYLPDLYIDLDTPLTNEKSVQNTATDSIDTSQVSGQIRKINLHAILLTLNRTDILDQLTLVKFIYFVISHLTTLSILSAALMLLLIFLVFRKSKIVIRWLTLALFFCGIFNLALAIVLFVYLNKILPDNIYLFTMSIPLKSELILSYINDLLFPVSFFCFILGILFPLLSIVIHSFYAKFAKIVKVIKALASRLPAKSKNILKYGVMTVVTVSIVSGMGYNLYAFKSGYDSNSFSNVVSKLTNKNTVIQVISAKNDTLYTLQVKLVDTSTGQPIPDIQINAIGKSKVPEKHFNIAGITDKDGSTKFTLGQGTFHLSFSSLTPLDEYNLPSPFFYELKTAGTTILTVNMDKKAKEEPSNGIGEVEVLDEDNMPVKNVELYLEEKINIETDQDSEPNDNSLVSSDSKAVKYYSVTNENGIAVFKLPQGTYKTGFSESKFPASYVLPQVFEMSISSDYVTRYTIRVPQKNKELTN from the coding sequence ATGAAAGTTCTTGCAAAAGTTCTAAAAAACATTTTATTTGTATTTACTATATTTCTTACCAGCCTTTGTCTATTTACTTTTATTTTGTCAATAGACTTAAATAGTACCCTCATGTCATCCCAATACCATCAAAAACTGCTTAGCAAAAACAATGTTTACTCATACGTTGACGATCTTATTACTACCTATATAAGCGATGCCTTTGGCAACTTAAAAACTCAATCATCTGAGCCGAGCAGTCAGCATAAAGAAATTTATAAAATTCTTGAAAATTCAACTTCTTCTGAAATGATCAAAATGAACATAGACTCAGTAACCGAACAAATTTTCCAATACTTCAGAGGAGAAAGAAAATATCTCCCCGACCTTTATATTGATTTGGATACACCGTTAACAAATGAAAAATCCGTGCAAAACACCGCTACCGATTCTATTGATACTTCACAGGTATCCGGTCAAATAAGAAAAATAAACCTGCATGCCATACTGTTAACACTAAACAGAACAGATATATTGGATCAGTTAACTCTGGTCAAATTTATCTACTTTGTGATTTCACATCTTACCACTTTATCAATACTATCTGCCGCATTAATGTTACTATTAATCTTTCTTGTATTCAGAAAGTCTAAGATAGTTATCAGATGGCTTACTTTGGCACTGTTCTTTTGCGGAATTTTTAATCTGGCACTTGCAATAGTCCTATTTGTCTATTTGAATAAGATATTACCTGATAACATATATCTGTTTACTATGTCCATACCATTAAAGTCTGAGCTTATTCTATCATATATTAACGATTTATTATTTCCGGTGTCATTTTTTTGCTTTATACTCGGCATACTTTTCCCCTTATTGTCCATAGTAATTCATTCCTTCTATGCTAAGTTTGCAAAGATAGTTAAAGTTATTAAAGCTCTCGCTTCAAGACTTCCGGCAAAATCCAAAAACATTCTGAAGTACGGTGTTATGACTGTTGTAACAGTTTCAATTGTATCAGGAATGGGCTATAATTTGTACGCTTTCAAAAGCGGTTATGACTCCAACAGTTTTTCAAATGTTGTATCAAAGCTTACTAATAAGAATACAGTCATACAAGTTATATCAGCAAAAAATGATACACTTTACACTCTTCAAGTAAAACTGGTAGACACCTCAACAGGTCAACCAATACCTGATATACAAATTAATGCAATCGGAAAATCGAAAGTACCTGAAAAGCATTTTAACATTGCAGGAATAACTGACAAAGATGGTTCTACAAAATTTACCCTCGGTCAGGGAACGTTCCATCTTAGCTTTTCTTCTCTCACCCCTCTTGACGAGTACAATTTGCCATCACCTTTCTTTTACGAGTTAAAAACAGCAGGAACCACAATCCTAACTGTCAATATGGATAAGAAAGCAAAAGAAGAACCCTCTAATGGCATTGGAGAAGTAGAAGTACTAGATGAGGATAACATGCCTGTTAAAAATGTAGAATTATATTTGGAAGAAAAAATAAATATCGAAACGGACCAAGACTCGGAACCGAATGACAATTCCCTCGTTTCTTCAGATTCAAAAGCTGTAAAATATTATTCAGTAACAAACGAAAATGGGATTGCAGTGTTTAAACTGCCCCAAGGCACTTACAAGACCGGATTCTCCGAATCGAAATTTCCCGCAAGCTATGTACTTCCCCAAGTATTTGAAATGAGCATTTCATCAGATTATGTTACCAGATATACAATAAGGGTTCCACAGAAAAACAAAGAACTAACCAATTAA